One window from the genome of Nomascus leucogenys isolate Asia chromosome 12, Asia_NLE_v1, whole genome shotgun sequence encodes:
- the LOC100584223 gene encoding major histocompatibility complex class I-related gene protein isoform X1, with translation MGELMAFLLPLIIVLMVKRSDSWTHSLRYFGLGISDPGHGVPEFISVGYVDSHPITTYDSVTRQKEPRAPWMAENLAPDHWERGTQLLRGLQQTFKVELKRLKRHYNHSGSHTYQGMTGCELLEDGSTTGFLQYAYDGQDFLIFSKDTLSWLAVDNVAHTIKRAWEANQHELQYQKNWLEEECIAWLRRFLEYGKDTLQRTEPPLVRVNRKETFPGVTTLFCKAHGFYPPEIYMTWMKNGEEIVQEMDYGDILPSGDGTYQMWASVELDPQSSNLYSCHVEHCGVHMVLQVPQESETIPLVMKAISGSIVLVIVLAGVGVLVWRRRPSEQNGAIYLPAPD, from the exons GGACGCACTCTCTGAGATATTTTGGCCTGGGCATTTCGGATCCTGGCCATGGGGTCCCTGAATTTATTTCAGTTGGGTATGTGGACTCGCACCCTATCACTACGTATGACAGTGTCACTCGGCAGAAGGAGCCGCGGGCCCCATGGATGGCAGAGAATCTCGCGCCTGATCACTGGGAGAGGGGCACTCAGCTGCTGAGGGGCTTGCAGCAGACATTCAAGGTGGAACTGAAGCGCCTGAAGAGGCACTACAATCACTCAG GGTCTCACACTTACCAGGGAATGACTGGCTGTGAGCTGCTGGAGGATGGAAGCACCACAGGATTTCTGCAGTATGCATATGACGGGCAGGATTTCCTGATCTTCAGTAAAGACACCCTCTCCTGGCTGGCTGTAGATAATGTGGCTCACACCATCAAGAGGGCATGGGAGGCCAATCAGCATGAGTTGCAATATCAAAAGAATTGGCTGGAAGAAGAATGTATTGCCTGGCTAAGGAGATTCCTGGAGTATGGCAAAGACACCCTACAGAGAACag AGCCCCCACTGGTCAGAGTAAATCGCAAAGAAACTTTTCCAGGAGTTACAACTCTCTTCTGCAAAGCTCATGGCTTTTACCCCCCAGAAATTTACATGACATGGATGAAAAATGGGGAAGAAATTGTCCAAGAAATGGATTATGGAGACATTCTTCCCAGTGGGGATGGAACCTATCAGATGTGGGCATCAGTTGAGCTTGATCCTCAGAGCAGCAACCTTTACTCCTGTCATGTGGAGCACTGCGGTGTGCACATGGTTCTTCAGGTCCCCCAGG AATCGGAAACTATCCCTCTTGTGATGAAAGCTATCTCTGGGTCCATTGTTCTTGTCATTGTGCTGGCTGGAGTTGGTGTTCTAGTCTGGAGAAGAAGGCC TTCAGAGCAAAATGGAGCCATCTACCTTCCCGCACCAGATTGA
- the LOC100584223 gene encoding major histocompatibility complex class I-related gene protein isoform X3, producing the protein MGELMAFLLPLIIVLMVKRSDSWTHSLRYFGLGISDPGHGVPEFISVGYVDSHPITTYDSVTRQKEPRAPWMAENLAPDHWERGTQLLRGLQQTFKVELKRLKRHYNHSGSHTYQGMTGCELLEDGSTTGFLQYAYDGQDFLIFSKDTLSWLAVDNVAHTIKRAWEANQHELQYQKNWLEEECIAWLRRFLEYGKDTLQRTESETIPLVMKAISGSIVLVIVLAGVGVLVWRRRPSEQNGAIYLPAPD; encoded by the exons GGACGCACTCTCTGAGATATTTTGGCCTGGGCATTTCGGATCCTGGCCATGGGGTCCCTGAATTTATTTCAGTTGGGTATGTGGACTCGCACCCTATCACTACGTATGACAGTGTCACTCGGCAGAAGGAGCCGCGGGCCCCATGGATGGCAGAGAATCTCGCGCCTGATCACTGGGAGAGGGGCACTCAGCTGCTGAGGGGCTTGCAGCAGACATTCAAGGTGGAACTGAAGCGCCTGAAGAGGCACTACAATCACTCAG GGTCTCACACTTACCAGGGAATGACTGGCTGTGAGCTGCTGGAGGATGGAAGCACCACAGGATTTCTGCAGTATGCATATGACGGGCAGGATTTCCTGATCTTCAGTAAAGACACCCTCTCCTGGCTGGCTGTAGATAATGTGGCTCACACCATCAAGAGGGCATGGGAGGCCAATCAGCATGAGTTGCAATATCAAAAGAATTGGCTGGAAGAAGAATGTATTGCCTGGCTAAGGAGATTCCTGGAGTATGGCAAAGACACCCTACAGAGAACag AATCGGAAACTATCCCTCTTGTGATGAAAGCTATCTCTGGGTCCATTGTTCTTGTCATTGTGCTGGCTGGAGTTGGTGTTCTAGTCTGGAGAAGAAGGCC TTCAGAGCAAAATGGAGCCATCTACCTTCCCGCACCAGATTGA
- the LOC100584223 gene encoding major histocompatibility complex class I-related gene protein isoform X2: MGELMAFLLPLIIVLMVKRSDSWTHSLRYFGLGISDPGHGVPEFISVGYVDSHPITTYDSVTRQKEPRAPWMAENLAPDHWERGTQLLRGLQQTFKVELKRLKRHYNHSDNVAHTIKRAWEANQHELQYQKNWLEEECIAWLRRFLEYGKDTLQRTEPPLVRVNRKETFPGVTTLFCKAHGFYPPEIYMTWMKNGEEIVQEMDYGDILPSGDGTYQMWASVELDPQSSNLYSCHVEHCGVHMVLQVPQESETIPLVMKAISGSIVLVIVLAGVGVLVWRRRPSEQNGAIYLPAPD; this comes from the exons GGACGCACTCTCTGAGATATTTTGGCCTGGGCATTTCGGATCCTGGCCATGGGGTCCCTGAATTTATTTCAGTTGGGTATGTGGACTCGCACCCTATCACTACGTATGACAGTGTCACTCGGCAGAAGGAGCCGCGGGCCCCATGGATGGCAGAGAATCTCGCGCCTGATCACTGGGAGAGGGGCACTCAGCTGCTGAGGGGCTTGCAGCAGACATTCAAGGTGGAACTGAAGCGCCTGAAGAGGCACTACAATCACTCAG ATAATGTGGCTCACACCATCAAGAGGGCATGGGAGGCCAATCAGCATGAGTTGCAATATCAAAAGAATTGGCTGGAAGAAGAATGTATTGCCTGGCTAAGGAGATTCCTGGAGTATGGCAAAGACACCCTACAGAGAACag AGCCCCCACTGGTCAGAGTAAATCGCAAAGAAACTTTTCCAGGAGTTACAACTCTCTTCTGCAAAGCTCATGGCTTTTACCCCCCAGAAATTTACATGACATGGATGAAAAATGGGGAAGAAATTGTCCAAGAAATGGATTATGGAGACATTCTTCCCAGTGGGGATGGAACCTATCAGATGTGGGCATCAGTTGAGCTTGATCCTCAGAGCAGCAACCTTTACTCCTGTCATGTGGAGCACTGCGGTGTGCACATGGTTCTTCAGGTCCCCCAGG AATCGGAAACTATCCCTCTTGTGATGAAAGCTATCTCTGGGTCCATTGTTCTTGTCATTGTGCTGGCTGGAGTTGGTGTTCTAGTCTGGAGAAGAAGGCC TTCAGAGCAAAATGGAGCCATCTACCTTCCCGCACCAGATTGA